A genomic window from Phoenix dactylifera cultivar Barhee BC4 chromosome 7, palm_55x_up_171113_PBpolish2nd_filt_p, whole genome shotgun sequence includes:
- the LOC103706458 gene encoding uncharacterized protein LOC103706458 isoform X2 — MAAVPKDLRPRSGDRPDVAADQPTASSSRKVKLLCSYGGKILPRPSDGALRYAGGDTRIITVRRDSTFPEIVRKMADAFGGPTLIRYQLPGEDLDSLVSVSNPEDLENMMEESDKLAQDCPDGSIPKLRVFLFPPSDLSANSSSSDLHVAALQYIEAVNGLNDSIASLSSMQAEAATDGGNEGVPVVPIPDAPRLSSAPCSSVRAQILNSSRSELPPPVAPYVPQGYVETQHAHITNPQSLGMVGVPQPVSVLGVPAMHTNMAPPTSQVNSTAPIQTRVDTNLEENPFGGRLAQLHGNPNYKPLSQLPPLPQVHLQPQNGEQYGLGLPLPSSQGETVRFEDCNFSRKPLPYAHSDTHGNASGSAVPETGSMLQSHSAESMVRLQALPKIVTGAVAGSGVETQAESVVPAAQLGACWFTQVPDEIPRNHERLVLPNAADLSHAKVFVPAVSVGLPGNKEASASYGMYIPSPQSHHEAFLQGQVPQSMGLPQYHVKQDVISKPFVADAGPVGKSSSQEAEQVVQDSVPVVSHGYVKPIDGMMEALHASPSEVSSLPEQWKPAVPPATNTPNDLRSKNPIVVESSHLVKPQVGGNVMPISNAFINSRIIPDGNTGISVDPLPSTSSGITHLHNVQLPNNSRVLTTTDNDGAYPYYFETGVGPVIPNEQLLGAPKYSCTNNCTYSDNTVHKIPSWGCKSEDLQFHPNEVPDDVSITAGNNSQSPLSATGSYSGNEEQLEEKLPLDSLFCNEDPRKIVGNMHGLPPRPKRVPSKESVTMKSTENHSVNSKGSHVAIVIEEGGFDHPHNSLNKDSCMEPVQPPMTGDEHIKQDVGAFAEGIAASTPQSSEPPVPDFFAHEPKESGPSFNKGTGTIKTNLNTNDQKSGVMKSKQSDKILLGFPNADDIGRMQIIKNSDLEELRELGSGTFGTVYHGKWRGSDVAIKRINDRYFSGKPSEQERMRADFWNEACKLADLHHPNVVAFYGVVLDGPGGSVATVTEYMVSGSLRHALQKNDKPLDRRKRLLIAMDVAFGMEYLHSKKIIHFDLKSDNLLVNLRDPQRPICKVCDLGLSKVKCQTLISGGVRGTLPWMAPELLSASNSLVSEKVDVFSFGIVMWELLTGEEPYADLHYGAIIGGIVSNTLRPPVPESCDPDWRSLMEQCWSAEASERPSFTEIASRLRSMAATLPPDQATHTQQSRQRNTND; from the exons ATGGCCGCCGTTCCCAAGGACCTACGCCCCCGTTCCGGCGATCGGCCCGACGTCGCCGCCGACCAGCCCACCGCCTCTTCCTCGCGGAAGGTCAAGCTCCTCTGCAGCTACGGCGGTAAGATCCTTCCCCGCCCCAGCGACGGCGCCCTCCGCTACGCCGGCGGCGACACCCGCATCATCACCGTCCGTCGGGACTCCACCTTCCCGGAGATCGTACGCAAGATGGCCGATGCCTTCGGCGGGCCGACTCTGATCCGCTACCAGTTACCTGGCGAGGACCTCGACAGTCTGGTCTCCGTCTCCAACCCCGAGGACCTCGAGAACATGATGGAGGAATCCGATAAGCTCGCCCAGGACTGCCCTGATGGCTCCATCCCGAAGCTCCgcgtcttcctcttcccccCATCCGATCTCTCCGCCAATTCCTCCTCCTCGGATCTCCACGTCGCCGCCCTGCAGTACATCGAGGCCGTCAATGGGCTCAACGACAGCATTGCGAGCTTGTCGTCGATGCAAGCCGAGGCTGCTACTGATGGCGGCAATGAAG GCGTGCCGGTGGTGCCGATCCCGGATGCTCCTCGCTTGTCATCAGCGCCTTGTTCTAGCGTTCGGGCACAAATCTTGAACTCTAGTCGCTCTGAATTGCCTCCTCCAGTAGCACCTTATGTCCCACAGGGTTATGTAGAAACACAGCATGCCCATATTACGAATCCCCAATCTTTGGGGATGGTGGGAGTACCTCAGCCGGTTAGTGTACTTGGCGTGCCAGCCATGCACACTAACATGGCTCCTCCAACTTCCCAAGTTAATAGCACAGCACCGATCCAGACAAGGGTGGATACTAATTTAGAAGAGAATCCATTTGGAGGAAGGTTAGCACAGCTCCACGGTAATCCAAACTATAAGCCTTTGTCCCAGCTCCCGCCTTTGCCACAAGTTCACTTACAACCACAGAATGGGGAGCAATATGGGTTGGGTCTACCTTTGCCATCATCACAAGGGGAGACAGTGAGATTCGAGGATTGCAACTTTTCCCGGAAACCCTTGCCTTATGCCCATTCTGATACGCATGGGAATGCATCAGGAAGTGCCGTTCCTGAGACTGGCTCAATGCTCCAAAGTCACTCCGCAGAGAGCATGGTAAGGCTGCAGGCGCTGCCAAAAATAGTTACTGGAGCTGTGGCAGGCAGTGGAGTAGAAACCCAGGCTGAGAGTGTTGTTCCCGCGGCGCAGTTAGGGGCCTGTTGGTTCACTCAAGTCCCTGATGAGATACCACGTAATCATGAGAGGCTAGTGCTTCCAAATGCTGCAGATCTTAGTCATGCTAAGGTTTTTGTCCCAGCAGTTTCAGTGGGTCTGCCAGGCAACAAGGAAGCATCAGCATCTTATGGAATGTACATCCCGTCTCCACAATCTCATCATGAAGCCTTCTTGCAAGGGCAAGTGCCACAGTCTATGGGGTTACCTCAGTATCATGTTAAACAGGATGTGATCAGCAAGCCATTTGTTGCTGATGCTGGTCCAGTTGGAAAATCAAGTTCTCAGGAAGCAGAGCAGGTAGTCCAAGATTCTGTGCCTGTAGTTTCACATGGCTATGTTAAACCTATCGATGGGATGATGGAAGCACTTCATGCCAGTCCATCTGAGGTTTCTAGTCTTCCTGAGCAGTGGAAACCAGCTGTTCCACCTGCTACCAACACACCCAATGATTTAAGATCAAAGAACCCAATTGTTGTAGAGAGCAGTCATCTGGTCAAACCACAAGTTGGAGGAAATGTGATGCCTATTAGCAATGCCTTCATCAATTCTAGAATTATTCCAGATGGAAATACTGGTATTTCAGTTGATCCACTGCCATCTACTTCTTCGGGCATTACTCACTTGCACAATGTTCAGCTGCCAAACAACAGCAGGGTATTAACCACGACGGATAACGATGGAGCATACCCATATTATTTTGAAACAGGGGTTGGACCTGTTATTCCTAATGAACAGTTGCTTGGAGCACCCAAATACTCTTGTACTAACAATTGCACCTACAGTGATAATACCGTCCATAAAATTCCTAGTTGGGGCTGTAAAAGTGAAGATCTTCAATTCCACCCAAACGAAGTGCCAGATGATGTATCCATCACCGCAGGAAACAATTCTCAGTCACCATTATCTGCCACCGGCAGTTACTCTGGGAATGAGGAACAGTTGGAAGAAAAATTGCCATTGGACTCACTATTTTGCAATGAGGATCCTAGGAAAATTGTGGGGAATATGCATGGGCTGCCACCAAGACCTAAAAGGGTTCCTAGCAAGGAGTCTGTGACTATGAAGTCCACTGAGAACCATTCAGTAAACAGCAAAGGCTCACATGTGGCCATTGTGATAGAGGAAGGTGGTTTTGACCACCCACATAATTCTCTGAACAAGGACTCATGCATGGAACCTGTTCAACCACCCATGACAG GAGATGAGCATATTAAGCAAGATGTGGGGGCTTTTGCTGAGGGAATAGCGGCATCAACACCCCAGTCATCTGAACCTCCAGTGCCTGACTTCTTTGCTCATGAACCGAAGGAATCTGGTCCTTCATTCAATAAAGGAACTGGGACTATCAAGACTAATTTAAATACAAATGATCAGAAGAGTGGG GTTATGAAGTCCAAACAGTCGGACAAGATTTTGCTTGGATTTCCAAATGCTGATGACATTGGTCGCATGCAG ATAATAAAGAATAGTGATCTGGAAGAGTTGCGAGAACTGGGTTCTGGAACGTTTGGAACGGTGTATCATGGAAAATGGAGGGGCTCTGATGTTGCAATAAAAAGAATCAATGATAGATATTTTTCTGGGAAGCCATCCGAGCAGGAACGCATG AGGGCTGACTTTTGGAATGAGGCCTGCAAGCTTGCTGACTTGCACCACCCAAATGTTGTGGCTTTTTATGGTGTTGTTCTGGATGGGCCCGGTGGATCTGTTGCAACGGTAACTGAGTACATGGTCAGTGGTTCTCTCCGACATGCTTTGCAGAAGAATGACAA GCCACTTGATCGACGTAAACGTCTTCTAATTGCAATGGATGTGGCATTTGGAATGGAATACTTGCATAGTAAGAAAATTATACACTTTGACTTGAAAAGTGACAATTTGCTAGTCAACTTAAGGGATCCTCAGCGCCCAATATGCAAG GTCTGTGACCTTGGCCTTTCTAAAGTGAAATGCCAGACCCTCATCTCTGGGGGAGTGCGAGGAACACTGCCCTGGATGGCTCCAGAACTTCTAAGTGCTAGCAACAGTCTGGTCTCTGAAAAG GTTGATGTGTTCTCTTTTGGGATTGTGATGTGGGAGCTCCTTACAGGTGAAGAGCCATATGCAGACCTGCACTATGGAGCAATCATAG GTGGGATTGTGAGCAACACTCTCCGGCCTCCAGTGCCTGAATCTTGTGACCCTGATTGGAGATCATTGATGGAGCAATGTTGGTCTGCTGAAGCATCAGAGAGGCCGAGCTTTACAGAGATTGCTAGCCGGTTGCGTTCCATGGCAGCTACTCTTCCTCCGGATCAGGCTACCCACACCCAGCAGTCCAGGCAGAGAAACACAAATGATTAG
- the LOC103706458 gene encoding uncharacterized protein LOC103706458 isoform X1 gives MAAVPKDLRPRSGDRPDVAADQPTASSSRKVKLLCSYGGKILPRPSDGALRYAGGDTRIITVRRDSTFPEIVRKMADAFGGPTLIRYQLPGEDLDSLVSVSNPEDLENMMEESDKLAQDCPDGSIPKLRVFLFPPSDLSANSSSSDLHVAALQYIEAVNGLNDSIASLSSMQAEAATDGGNEGISPALLSPTAVASNDPSRLVFGTTGVPVVPIPDAPRLSSAPCSSVRAQILNSSRSELPPPVAPYVPQGYVETQHAHITNPQSLGMVGVPQPVSVLGVPAMHTNMAPPTSQVNSTAPIQTRVDTNLEENPFGGRLAQLHGNPNYKPLSQLPPLPQVHLQPQNGEQYGLGLPLPSSQGETVRFEDCNFSRKPLPYAHSDTHGNASGSAVPETGSMLQSHSAESMVRLQALPKIVTGAVAGSGVETQAESVVPAAQLGACWFTQVPDEIPRNHERLVLPNAADLSHAKVFVPAVSVGLPGNKEASASYGMYIPSPQSHHEAFLQGQVPQSMGLPQYHVKQDVISKPFVADAGPVGKSSSQEAEQVVQDSVPVVSHGYVKPIDGMMEALHASPSEVSSLPEQWKPAVPPATNTPNDLRSKNPIVVESSHLVKPQVGGNVMPISNAFINSRIIPDGNTGISVDPLPSTSSGITHLHNVQLPNNSRVLTTTDNDGAYPYYFETGVGPVIPNEQLLGAPKYSCTNNCTYSDNTVHKIPSWGCKSEDLQFHPNEVPDDVSITAGNNSQSPLSATGSYSGNEEQLEEKLPLDSLFCNEDPRKIVGNMHGLPPRPKRVPSKESVTMKSTENHSVNSKGSHVAIVIEEGGFDHPHNSLNKDSCMEPVQPPMTGDEHIKQDVGAFAEGIAASTPQSSEPPVPDFFAHEPKESGPSFNKGTGTIKTNLNTNDQKSGVMKSKQSDKILLGFPNADDIGRMQIIKNSDLEELRELGSGTFGTVYHGKWRGSDVAIKRINDRYFSGKPSEQERMRADFWNEACKLADLHHPNVVAFYGVVLDGPGGSVATVTEYMVSGSLRHALQKNDKPLDRRKRLLIAMDVAFGMEYLHSKKIIHFDLKSDNLLVNLRDPQRPICKVCDLGLSKVKCQTLISGGVRGTLPWMAPELLSASNSLVSEKVDVFSFGIVMWELLTGEEPYADLHYGAIIGGIVSNTLRPPVPESCDPDWRSLMEQCWSAEASERPSFTEIASRLRSMAATLPPDQATHTQQSRQRNTND, from the exons ATGGCCGCCGTTCCCAAGGACCTACGCCCCCGTTCCGGCGATCGGCCCGACGTCGCCGCCGACCAGCCCACCGCCTCTTCCTCGCGGAAGGTCAAGCTCCTCTGCAGCTACGGCGGTAAGATCCTTCCCCGCCCCAGCGACGGCGCCCTCCGCTACGCCGGCGGCGACACCCGCATCATCACCGTCCGTCGGGACTCCACCTTCCCGGAGATCGTACGCAAGATGGCCGATGCCTTCGGCGGGCCGACTCTGATCCGCTACCAGTTACCTGGCGAGGACCTCGACAGTCTGGTCTCCGTCTCCAACCCCGAGGACCTCGAGAACATGATGGAGGAATCCGATAAGCTCGCCCAGGACTGCCCTGATGGCTCCATCCCGAAGCTCCgcgtcttcctcttcccccCATCCGATCTCTCCGCCAATTCCTCCTCCTCGGATCTCCACGTCGCCGCCCTGCAGTACATCGAGGCCGTCAATGGGCTCAACGACAGCATTGCGAGCTTGTCGTCGATGCAAGCCGAGGCTGCTACTGATGGCGGCAATGAAGGTATTTCACCTGCCCTTTTGTCTCCCACCGCGGTAGCTTCTAACGACCCATCAAGATTGGTTTTTGGGACTACAGGCGTGCCGGTGGTGCCGATCCCGGATGCTCCTCGCTTGTCATCAGCGCCTTGTTCTAGCGTTCGGGCACAAATCTTGAACTCTAGTCGCTCTGAATTGCCTCCTCCAGTAGCACCTTATGTCCCACAGGGTTATGTAGAAACACAGCATGCCCATATTACGAATCCCCAATCTTTGGGGATGGTGGGAGTACCTCAGCCGGTTAGTGTACTTGGCGTGCCAGCCATGCACACTAACATGGCTCCTCCAACTTCCCAAGTTAATAGCACAGCACCGATCCAGACAAGGGTGGATACTAATTTAGAAGAGAATCCATTTGGAGGAAGGTTAGCACAGCTCCACGGTAATCCAAACTATAAGCCTTTGTCCCAGCTCCCGCCTTTGCCACAAGTTCACTTACAACCACAGAATGGGGAGCAATATGGGTTGGGTCTACCTTTGCCATCATCACAAGGGGAGACAGTGAGATTCGAGGATTGCAACTTTTCCCGGAAACCCTTGCCTTATGCCCATTCTGATACGCATGGGAATGCATCAGGAAGTGCCGTTCCTGAGACTGGCTCAATGCTCCAAAGTCACTCCGCAGAGAGCATGGTAAGGCTGCAGGCGCTGCCAAAAATAGTTACTGGAGCTGTGGCAGGCAGTGGAGTAGAAACCCAGGCTGAGAGTGTTGTTCCCGCGGCGCAGTTAGGGGCCTGTTGGTTCACTCAAGTCCCTGATGAGATACCACGTAATCATGAGAGGCTAGTGCTTCCAAATGCTGCAGATCTTAGTCATGCTAAGGTTTTTGTCCCAGCAGTTTCAGTGGGTCTGCCAGGCAACAAGGAAGCATCAGCATCTTATGGAATGTACATCCCGTCTCCACAATCTCATCATGAAGCCTTCTTGCAAGGGCAAGTGCCACAGTCTATGGGGTTACCTCAGTATCATGTTAAACAGGATGTGATCAGCAAGCCATTTGTTGCTGATGCTGGTCCAGTTGGAAAATCAAGTTCTCAGGAAGCAGAGCAGGTAGTCCAAGATTCTGTGCCTGTAGTTTCACATGGCTATGTTAAACCTATCGATGGGATGATGGAAGCACTTCATGCCAGTCCATCTGAGGTTTCTAGTCTTCCTGAGCAGTGGAAACCAGCTGTTCCACCTGCTACCAACACACCCAATGATTTAAGATCAAAGAACCCAATTGTTGTAGAGAGCAGTCATCTGGTCAAACCACAAGTTGGAGGAAATGTGATGCCTATTAGCAATGCCTTCATCAATTCTAGAATTATTCCAGATGGAAATACTGGTATTTCAGTTGATCCACTGCCATCTACTTCTTCGGGCATTACTCACTTGCACAATGTTCAGCTGCCAAACAACAGCAGGGTATTAACCACGACGGATAACGATGGAGCATACCCATATTATTTTGAAACAGGGGTTGGACCTGTTATTCCTAATGAACAGTTGCTTGGAGCACCCAAATACTCTTGTACTAACAATTGCACCTACAGTGATAATACCGTCCATAAAATTCCTAGTTGGGGCTGTAAAAGTGAAGATCTTCAATTCCACCCAAACGAAGTGCCAGATGATGTATCCATCACCGCAGGAAACAATTCTCAGTCACCATTATCTGCCACCGGCAGTTACTCTGGGAATGAGGAACAGTTGGAAGAAAAATTGCCATTGGACTCACTATTTTGCAATGAGGATCCTAGGAAAATTGTGGGGAATATGCATGGGCTGCCACCAAGACCTAAAAGGGTTCCTAGCAAGGAGTCTGTGACTATGAAGTCCACTGAGAACCATTCAGTAAACAGCAAAGGCTCACATGTGGCCATTGTGATAGAGGAAGGTGGTTTTGACCACCCACATAATTCTCTGAACAAGGACTCATGCATGGAACCTGTTCAACCACCCATGACAG GAGATGAGCATATTAAGCAAGATGTGGGGGCTTTTGCTGAGGGAATAGCGGCATCAACACCCCAGTCATCTGAACCTCCAGTGCCTGACTTCTTTGCTCATGAACCGAAGGAATCTGGTCCTTCATTCAATAAAGGAACTGGGACTATCAAGACTAATTTAAATACAAATGATCAGAAGAGTGGG GTTATGAAGTCCAAACAGTCGGACAAGATTTTGCTTGGATTTCCAAATGCTGATGACATTGGTCGCATGCAG ATAATAAAGAATAGTGATCTGGAAGAGTTGCGAGAACTGGGTTCTGGAACGTTTGGAACGGTGTATCATGGAAAATGGAGGGGCTCTGATGTTGCAATAAAAAGAATCAATGATAGATATTTTTCTGGGAAGCCATCCGAGCAGGAACGCATG AGGGCTGACTTTTGGAATGAGGCCTGCAAGCTTGCTGACTTGCACCACCCAAATGTTGTGGCTTTTTATGGTGTTGTTCTGGATGGGCCCGGTGGATCTGTTGCAACGGTAACTGAGTACATGGTCAGTGGTTCTCTCCGACATGCTTTGCAGAAGAATGACAA GCCACTTGATCGACGTAAACGTCTTCTAATTGCAATGGATGTGGCATTTGGAATGGAATACTTGCATAGTAAGAAAATTATACACTTTGACTTGAAAAGTGACAATTTGCTAGTCAACTTAAGGGATCCTCAGCGCCCAATATGCAAG GTCTGTGACCTTGGCCTTTCTAAAGTGAAATGCCAGACCCTCATCTCTGGGGGAGTGCGAGGAACACTGCCCTGGATGGCTCCAGAACTTCTAAGTGCTAGCAACAGTCTGGTCTCTGAAAAG GTTGATGTGTTCTCTTTTGGGATTGTGATGTGGGAGCTCCTTACAGGTGAAGAGCCATATGCAGACCTGCACTATGGAGCAATCATAG GTGGGATTGTGAGCAACACTCTCCGGCCTCCAGTGCCTGAATCTTGTGACCCTGATTGGAGATCATTGATGGAGCAATGTTGGTCTGCTGAAGCATCAGAGAGGCCGAGCTTTACAGAGATTGCTAGCCGGTTGCGTTCCATGGCAGCTACTCTTCCTCCGGATCAGGCTACCCACACCCAGCAGTCCAGGCAGAGAAACACAAATGATTAG
- the LOC103706459 gene encoding uncharacterized protein LOC103706459, producing the protein MDYEPSSPSSPSSLKQKLRTSICFSCCFRGAAGEDPVSGAADEERPLSLIRTSSVWLRSKAQELPEIKNRCRGIISRMGPQRRHSGDFRYDPLSYALNFDEGFEDDALADEEFRSRNFSSRLPASSPPPSAVGIAC; encoded by the coding sequence ATGGATTACGagccctcctccccctcctcgccGTCGTCTCTCAAGCAGAAGCTCCGGACCTCGATCtgcttctcctgctgcttccgcGGCGCGGCAGGCGAGGACCCGGTTTCCGGCGCCGCCGACGAGGAGCGGCCGCTGTCGCTGATCCGGACGTCGTCGGTGTGGCTCCGTTCCAAGGCGCAGGAGCTACCGGAGATCAAGAACCGGTGCCGGGGCATCATCTCGCGGATGGGGCCGCAGCGTCGACACTCCGGGGACTTCAGGTACGACCCCCTCAGCTACGCGCTCAACTTCGACGAGGGGTTCGAGGACGACGCGCTCGCCGACGAGGAGTTCCGGTCCCGGAACTTCTCCTCCCGCCTCCCggcgtcctccccgccgcccaGCGCCGTCGGAATCGCGTGCTAG
- the LOC103706461 gene encoding uncharacterized protein LOC103706461: protein MAYTYTPTYYSSFQDTITSLCKSLLPFSLKNRRLPPDQKLAKHHSDNLKWQQESFHRILNLIGLHKEGIVPESDVTAFRSHLLDTLIASPAHPEPVSVIRDKLLFLQELFYAKCISAEEYHSSKRPLLQRLAVQGAEIDCRDVIVGAPAVSSEEWSVIELRDREPTTTTEKSKHKTPMKSFISNVATPYKSWRGKGKENSRNPNINAMDPSKVSMENPFWEKNKNGNNCSILMPESSPPAPVKSEPAKRKPFHALFQRQQRDENENKEASTPKPEEKLPKSSKKQWGFDGFKKWKRSDSEDESATPYLPPGERSDDASPIPRALVASPIGEGPDTKRMKKAMHSDFLVDKVLGENIKKELSRIQSELCAKNPNHDFSNEQMEAISTRLPGDKADLNNFFPKSWCDQYGDVVLDVVRKEFKDHVSEMKTLRSAEREKNGSEEKWVAFEDNDENLHIDLFSEDQVLLNRKVKDKTNGCFASNPFLDDQNPFWSPRGN from the exons ATGGCGTACACCTACACGCCCACCTACTACTCTTCCTTCCAAGACACCATCACCTCTCTGTGCAAatccctcctccccttctccctcaAGAATCGGCGCCTCCCACCAGACCAGAAGCTCGCCAAGCATCACTCCGACAACCTCAAATGGCAGCAGGAGTCCTTCCACCGGATCCTCAACCTCATTGGCCTCCACAAGGAAGGGATCGTGCCCGAGAGCGACGTCACGGCCTTCCGATCCCATCTCCTCGATACCCTTATCGCCTCCCCGGCCCATCCGGAGCCAGTTAGCGTGATCAGAGACAAGCTTCTTTTCTTGCAG GAATTATTCTATGCCAAATGCATTTCAGCTGAGGAGTACCATTCTTCAAAGAGGCCTCTGCTGCAGAGGCTCGCGGTGCAGGGGGCGGAGATCGATTGCAGAGATGTGATCGTTGGGGCCCCCGCAGTGAGCTCTGAAGAGTGGTCAGTTATAGAGCTCAGGGACAGAGAGCCCACCACGACAACCGAGAAGAGCAAGCATAAAACCCCAATGAAATCTTTTATCAGCAATGTAGCCACTCCATACAAATCATGGAGAGGGAAGGGGAAGGAGAACTCGAGGAATCCGAATATAAACGCGATGGATCCATCAAAGGTTTCCATGGAAAATCCATTCTGGGAGAAGAATAAAAACGGCAATAACTGTTCAATCCTTATGCCCGAGAGCTCGCCGCCGGCGCCGGTCAAGTCTGAGCCGGCGAAGAGGAAGCCGTTCCATGCTCTATTTCAGAGACAGCAACGAGATGAGAATGAGAACAAGGAGGCCTCCACCCCCAAGCCTGAAGAGAAACTGCCAAAATCTTCGAAGAAACAATGGGGTTTCGATGGATTTAAGAAATGGAAGAGAAGTGATTCTGAAGACGAGTCCGCAACTCCTTACCTGCCTCCAGGAGAGAGGTCTGACGACGCTTCGCCAATTCCTCGCGCGCTCGTGGCCAGCCCGATCGGAGAAGGCCCTGATACGAAAAGGATGAAGAAAGCGATGCACTCTGATTTTTTGGTCGACAAG GTCTTGGGGGAGAATATAAAGAAGGAGCTCTCTCGAATCCAATCGGAATTATGTGCAAAGAATCCAAACCATGATTTCTC GAATGAACAAATGGAGGCAATATCGACAAGGCTTCCTGGGGACAAGGCAGATCTGAACAATTTCTTCCCAAA GTCGTGGTGCGATCAGTATGGGGACGTTGTGCTCGATGTCGTGAGGAAGGAGTTTAAGGATCATGTCAGTGAGATGAAAACCCTGAGAAGTGCTGAAAGAGAGAAGAATGGCAGTGAAGAGAAATGGGTAGCTTTTGAAGATAATGATGAGAACTTGCACATCGACCTCTTCTCCGAGGATCAAGTGCTGTTGAATCGCAAGGTGAAGGATAAAACTAATGGCTGTTTTGCAAGCAATCCCTTTCTTGATGATCAGAATCCTTTCTGGTCTCCAAGGGGTAACTGA